The DNA window aaaaaaataaaataaataaatccaaTGTTGAATTGAGAGTCCATTAATTGTGTGTAATGTGTAGTGGTCAACAAAgacaattacatatttatatatatatggaggaACCAATTATAATGTATCttctcatattattattattttaaaaaactttCAAAGCCCAATGGAGGCCATGACAACAAAGGTCTGTCTATATAAAGAAGGCCTCCTTCCCATGCATGCCATTATTATCTATTAATCCATGGCTGCATTATCAGTATCCATGACTATTCATGTTACAACAATCATTATGGTTTTCATGTTTCTGGCAAAGGTAGCTCTTATGGGGAATGTTTTTGGCAATGGAGTTGGAGAATCCAGCATACTCTGCCATGAAACAGAGAAAAAGGCTCTTCTGAGTTTCAAGAAAGATTTGGTAGATGATTATAACAAATTGGTGTCTTGGAATGTTTCTGAAGAAGAAGATTGCTGCAAATGGGCTGGAATTTCTTGCAACGCTCTTACTGGCCACGTCTCGAAGCTCTCTCTCAGGGATGGTTCCCTTACAGGCAAGATCAATCCCTCCTTGCTTAATCTCACACATCTAGCTAACTTAGACTTGAGCTTCAACAATTTTGGGGCAATTCAAATTCCAAGTTTTGTGGGTTCTTTTGTGAGTTTAAGATATCTTAACCTCACATATGGACATTTCAAGGGAATGATTCCCCAACAACTTGGAAATCTCTCAAGTTTGCTCTATCTTGGGCTTGGACATAATTTAGACTTATATGTTGACAACCTTCATTGGGTGTCTAGTCTTTCTTCATTGGAATCACTAGACTTATCTTATGTTGATCTTAGTAAGGCATATGATCATTGGCTTTTAGCAATAAATATGATCCCTTCCTTGCAAGAATTACACTTGTCCTATTGTTATCTTAGTCATATTCATTTTCCATCTCACATAAATCTTACATCCCTTGAGACACTTGACCTGAGTTACAACTCTCTTGAGCTTCGAGGTTCAATTCCTTGTACCTTTCGAAACAACATGAGCCTTTTAAAATATCTTGATTTGTCTCGCAATAATATAGACTCTGTCATTCCTAATTGCTTATTTAGTTTTTCTAATCTTGAACACCTCCACCTTTCTAATACTAAACTGCATGGAGTTATCTCAAGTGATGTAGCAAATTTGACCTCTATAGTCAGTTTAAACTTGAGAAGTAATGCTCTAGCAGGAAAAATCCCTTCATCTATGGGAAAACTCTGCAATTTGAAAGAATTTGATTTAGGAGGCAATAATTACAAAGGCAGTGTCTCAATGGTTTTCGAAAGCTTGTCAGGTCGCCTTTCT is part of the Cannabis sativa cultivar Pink pepper isolate KNU-18-1 chromosome 5, ASM2916894v1, whole genome shotgun sequence genome and encodes:
- the LOC133038075 gene encoding receptor-like protein EIX1, with the translated sequence MAALSVSMTIHVTTIIMVFMFLAKVALMGNVFGNGVGESSILCHETEKKALLSFKKDLVDDYNKLVSWNVSEEEDCCKWAGISCNALTGHVSKLSLRDGSLTGKINPSLLNLTHLANLDLSFNNFGAIQIPSFVGS
- the LOC133037764 gene encoding LRR receptor-like serine/threonine-protein kinase FLS2, with the protein product MIPQQLGNLSSLLYLGLGHNLDLYVDNLHWVSSLSSLESLDLSYVDLSKAYDHWLLAINMIPSLQELHLSYCYLSHIHFPSHINLTSLETLDLSYNSLELRGSIPCTFRNNMSLLKYLDLSRNNIDSVIPNCLFSFSNLEHLHLSNTKLHGVISSDVANLTSIVSLNLRSNALAGKIPSSMGKLCNLKEFDLGGNNYKGSVSMVFESLSGRLSKSLKSLNLGRNFFDSFGGQLVDKIKDFENLDDFSLQSNKFSGPIPIPIFKNIISLKSLDLSYNNFSGPLPESLDSLSKLESFYISNNHFNGPLPKNLGSLSQLQKLIIYSNHFSGLLPESLGSLSQLQTLIISNNHFSGLLPKSLGSLSNLEYLSIESNSFEGNVCEFHFANLKKLKHIFASENNLSFKV